AAGGATAAAGTATGGTGTGAAACTAATAATTTCTTATAATTCAAAGAAAAGCACCCCTTTTACAAGGGGTGCTGGCGCTATATTATTGCAGAAATTGTTGAACCGCTTGGTTCACGAGTTTACCATCGGCGCGACCTTTGACCTTAGGCATCAGTGCGCTCATGACCTTACCCATTTCACTTTTCGAAGAAGCACCGGTTTCCTGGATGGTCTGCTGTACAATTACTTTAATTTCTTCTTCGGAAAGTTGCTCGGGAAGATACTTAATAATAATCTCGATTTCTGCCTTCGTACTCGCGGCAAGCTCATCGCGACCCGCTGATTCAAATTCTTGGAGGGCATCTTTGCGCTGTTTGATTTCACGACTAAGGATATCAAGCACTTCGTTGTCGTCCAATGTTCTCTTCAAATCTATTTCAAGATACTTTATTGTAGAACGAACCATTCGAATCGTGGAGAGCGTGAACTTGTCCTTACTCTTCATCGCTTGCTTCATATCTTCGTTCAATCTCTCGCTAAGATTCATGCGTGGGTAATCCTCCTAAAACTTTCTCTTACGAGCAGCCTCAGACTTCAGCTTTTTCTTAACGCTTGGCTTTTCGTAATGTTTGCGTTTCTTCACCTCAGCCAAGACACCATCTTTTGCGATGGAACGTTTAAAGCGACGAAGTGCAGCATCAATTGTCTCGTTTTTGCGAACTTTCGTTTCAGACACAGTTTCCCCTCCCTCCGACCATACCGTCCAAGAGCATAACACGGTTTATCAAATTCCATTATAGGTCAAACGGAAATAGGGTGTCAACCTTCGTGTTATTCTTTTTTTCTGGCAAGTTCTTCAACATTTAATGATTGTACTTATGCGTGAGAAGCTGAGTTTCCTGTAAGAGCTCCCAGCTTGGCCCCACCAAGCAAGTGATAATGAAGATGAGGCACAGCTTGTCCACTATCCGGACCACAATTATTGATCAAACGATAACCAGACTCAGCAATCCCAAGATCGATAGCGATCTGTTGCGCTACACTGTGAATTTCTGCGATCAGCGGAAGATCCTCAGGTGTGACATCATTCATGGAAGCAATGAACTTCTTTGGAATGATCAACACATGTACCGGTGCAGCCGGCTCGATGTCGTAGAATGCAAGAATACGTTCGTTTTCAAATACTTTTTTGGAAGGAATAGTACCCTCAATAATTTTGCTGAACACGGTCTCCATAGCGTACTTGCCTCCTAAAAATTGGTGAAATTTTGCTTCATCATAAGATAATCATACAGGATAATCACCAATTACGAAAGACGCCAGGAGATTCAACATCCACACTCTAAAACTGTATCTATTACAGAATGAAATTCCTTAAACAATTAAGTCGTTCTATAAAAACACCCGTGGGTCTAAAAAAGGCAAAAAAAAGAGAAACACCCTTCACAGCTTATAAAGCTGATTCGGCGGCGGACGTATGAAAAGGAGTACATTCCCTGTCATACGTCCGCCGAGGTGTTTCTAAAGTAATGTCGGCTTAGCTGTATTATAACAGCGTGATGATACTGTATCTGTGATATCAATCACAGAGTTTAAAATCCTTCACATTTTTTCCAAAAGGATACGAGATCCTCCTCCGCCCTGTTCAGCAGGAACTACTACCAGCTTACGCGGCAATCTTGCACGAAGCTCTGGAACGTGGCTGATAATACCAACCGACAGCTGATCGTTATGCAATCTTTCAAGTGAAGTAATCACTGTATCCAGCAGTTCTGGATCGAGCGTACCAAACCCTTCATCCAGAAAGAAAAACTGCAACGGATATTGTCCCCGGAGCTGGATCTGAGCTGAAAGAGCAAGTGCCAGGGAAAGGGATGTGAGGAAGGTCTCTCCACCAGACAGAGTTGAGACAGGTCTTCTCACCCCGCCGTTCCCATCATCTCGGATTACAAAGCCGCCACCCGAATCAACCTCCAGCGCATAACGCTGTTTGCTCAGGAAACGAAGCCGCTGAGAAGCGGACTGACACACCTGCATCAACTGCTCCTCCGCAATGTACTCAACAAAGGCATTCCCACGTAAGACAGTCTGCAGTTTGGATAGCTGATCTTGCAAAGAAGCGTGATCAATCCGCTGAGCTTCAAGCTCCATCCAGCGAATATGCCGATGCCGCAAATCCTCCAGATCACGCTCTGCACGCGCTCTAGCCTGTAGAGATATTTCATCCTCAGTCTTGCTTTCTCTCAAGGTGCTCTGGCTTACTTGCCATTCCTCTTCACTTAAGCTGGCCCCGTCAAGCTTCTCTTCAATGTTACGCAGCTGCAAGGAGACCTCAGCTTCTTCGGCACGATGAGCACGTACCCTGGAAGAAGCGATTTCCCGTTCTTCGGGTGTGAGCGCTGCTCCTTCAACCTCAGCAGCTGAACTAAACGGTGAAGATGCCAAGCTTTGTTCCCAATGACTGGTAGCTGCTGCGTAATGTTCACGCGCAGATTCTGCAGCCTGGCGAGAAATCGCAGCTTCCTTAACCTCATGCTGAGCCTTCTCCGCCGCTGTGAGATGTGATTGCTTACTTGCCTCCAGAGCCGTTAACAATTCCTGCAGACGTCCTTCACACGCCGCTAGAAGAGGAGCTGCCGCGCGACCATTCGTCCACTCCAGTAGACGCTGATCTTTTTCACGTTGCAATTGTTCCTTCCCTTCGATCTGTGTGATCCACTGGGCCAGCTCTTTGTCCAACCCTGTTATGGTCTCTTGAAGGCTCTGCACTGAAGCGCTCTTCTCTTCCAGAAACTTGACGCTGATATCAAGACGCGATCTAATTTCTTCAGCTTGTGCATCCTTCGCAACCAGCTCACGATATGCTTGTTCTACTTCACCTGGTGCCAAATCCGGGAATTGCTGTGCCCAGTTCTGCCGCATCGTCGTTAGCTGCGCGCTGAGTTCCTCAGCTTTGGCAGTAATTCCTTCCACCCAGCTACGTTCACCATCGACACCTGCTGCTTCTTTGAGGCACAGCTGCTGAACCTCCTGCATTGATTGCTGCCATTGTACCGCAGTTCGGCGCAGTTCACCGGACTGACCCTTTAATGCCAAAAATGTAGCTTCAAGTTCTGACAATTCTTTTTCCCCGGGAATAGACACATCGGTTGGAGGAACTTCAGCAGTACGGACTTCTGAACCTGCAGCTGCAGGGTGATTTGCCGCTTCAATAACTTCATTTCCAAATACCTGCTCCAGCCATACCTGATCCTGTTCACGAAGACCGCGGAACAGATGACGAGCTTCTAATGCCCGTCTGGATAACGCCCGGACTTGCTGAAGCTTCATTTCCAGTTCCTGTTGCTCTAAGCTATTCTGCAAGAATGCAGGTGCAGGATGATGCTCACTGCCGCATACAGGACAAGGTTGCCCTTCTTCCAGCTCCTTAGCTAGTGCAAGGGACAATCTGTGAAGCTCTTGATCCTTCATAGCTGCTTCCAATGCACCGATATCTTGCTCCAGGCGCTCCGCTGCGGTGCGCGCAGCTTCTTCTGTTGCCAGCAGCTTCTCTTGATGCAGCGCCGCCTCGCGGATCAGTTGCCCGCGAGCAGCTTCCTGTGACTCGCGACGGCCCTCGGCCTCCGCGAGTCGCGCCTGCGCAGCCGCCAGGGCAGCGGCACGCTCGAGGCGCTCCTTCTCCGCCTTATCCCACTGGGATTCGGCGGAGTGCAGCCCTTGCAGTCTCTGCATCGCTTCTTGCAGAGACTGCCGCTCCTGGGAGCGGACACCGAGCGGCTGCAAGCTCTGCTGAAGCTCTTGCTGGCGCTTTTGGCCCTTGGCTAAAAGCTCACGCTCCCGAGCCATGCCCTCCCGCAGCTCCGCTAGCTTGCGGGAGGCCTCTTCGCGGCGCTCACGCAGAGCCGCGAGTTCGCGCCGTAGCGCCCCGAGCTCGGACTCGAGCTCGAGCGCGCGGCGGTAGGTGCCGGCCCCCTCCCGGAGGGCCGGCTCTTCCGCCGCAAGCGCGGCCTGCGCAGCAGCCGCGGCGGCAGCGGCACGCGCCGCCTCCTGCTCGGCGGCGGCGGCCAGCACCTCTTGGCCCTCCGCGCGGGCCAATCGGCTCTTAAAGGCTTCTTCCGCGCTGCGCCATGCTTTCAGCGCGGGAAGCCTTGCCTCGGCCTCGTCAGCTTGGCCGAGCTTCTGTTCAAGGAGGAGAATCTCCTCCTCCTTGGCGAGCAGCCCCTGCCGCTGCAATTCGCGGCGGGTCCGTTCCTCTTGGAGCTCGCGTATACGCGCGAAACGCTCCGAGACCTGCAGCGCCGCCTCCAGCTTTCGACGGCATTCCGCAGCATAAAGGGTGGCCTGCTCGAGGCGCTCCGCCGCTGCCTCTACATCCCCTTTGCCTGCGCTGCCAAGACCCTGTTGCTCAGCAATCAGCGCGCGGAGCGCCGCCTCATTCTCCTTCACCCGTCGGCTAAGCTTGATTGCAAGCTGATCGCCATACTGTTCCAGATGGAACAGGCGCTGCAGCATTTGCCGACGATCTACGCCACGAAGCGATAAAAATTCGGCAAATTTCCCCTGCGGCAATACAACCGCTCGCGTGAAATCATCCATTTTTAGACCGATATGCTCCTCCACGCAGCGCGTAACATCTGCGAGCTTATCCGCCATGACGTTATCCCCGTCAGGTGTAATCTCAATGAAACGGCTAATCGTGTTACTGACGGTTTGCTCACCTGTCCGTTTGAACTTCCGTTCAACACGATAACGATGTGCCCCAGCGGAAGAAGTGAGCTCAAAGGTAAACGCCACGCTGAGTGAATCCTCAGAGTGATTCATAATCCCCTGTGTTCCATTAACAGCGCGCTCCACTTTTCCGTACATTGCCAAAGTAATAGCATCTAGCAAACTTGATTTACCGCTACCTGTTGGTCCAAAGATCCCGAACAGCCCCGTCTCACACAGACTTTCAAAATCTATTTCTTGCATTTCTCTATAACTCTGTAATCCTGCTACTTTTAATAGAATAGGCTTCACCTTAGTTCTCCTCTCCTTCCTCTGGCTGACGCCGTTCTTCTTCGGTTAGCTGTAAGAAAAGTTCTATCAAGCTGTCTTCCGGCTCCGCTCCGCCTGTCTGACGCTGATAGAATTTACGGAATAACTCTTGCACAGGCATACGCGAACGGGAAATTTGTTCGAGCTCCATCTCCATTTGCGGGTAGATCGGACGAATATGAATGATCCCCTCGCGTGACTTGCGCAAGCGTTGAATATCGTTCATCGACATAGCCTCACTAAGCCGAATTTCCAAATCTATAAAAGCAGAGGCATCTCTGCCTTCATCCAGCCAGGTATATACCTCCTGTAATCCGCCAGTGGAACTCCATCGTACAAGTGGACGCCCACAACGAAGATAAATTTCTTCGAAGGTCGGTTCACCACCCGGCGCAACATCAATCAGCGTCACCGACTTGGCCTGTCCTGCTTCAGAAAAGCTATATGCCAGCGGGGATCCGCTGTAACGGATCATTCCTTCCCCCTTAACTCGCTGTGCGCGATGAAGATGACCCAGTGCCGTATATTGCGCTCCACAGGCCAAAGCAGAAGGATCAACAGTATAAGCTCCGCCCACTTGAATTGGACGTTCCGAATCACTTTCCACTCCACCAAGCACATAAATATGGCTCATCGCCAAATTCACGGTCTGTGGTGTGAATTCCCGTCCCAACAGCTGCATGAGCTTGCCTACCCGCGCGCTGTAAGCCAGTCGAAGCTCCTCTTCCCCGCTGTCTCCAGCAAGAAGTTCACCGAGACGTGCCTCCGAGGGATAGGGAAGGGCTGCGATTTTAGCAATCTCACCCGTACGCGCAGCATGAATAGTCACTGGCTCAGAAGTAGGAAGACCCACCAATGTAATCCCCTGTCTTAATACAAGCGGTGAAACAGAAGATACGCGCTCCGGTTGGTCATGATTTCCGGCGATCACAACAAGTGGTCTTCCCCCTGAAGTCAGCCTAGCAGCAGCTTCATAGAATAGCTGTTCTGAAGCCGCTGGTGGATTAACGGAGTCATATACATCTCCCGCCATCATAATCAAATCCACTTTATGAAAATCGGCGATCTCCACCAATTCATCTATGAACTGCTCTTGCTCCTTCTGCCGGCTTCTTCCTTCCAGCGTTCGGCCGAGGTGCCAATCTCCCGTATGCAATATCCGCATCTTCGTCCTCTTTCCCCGCTCTATGCGGCAATGAATAGATTTATAATTTCACAGCATGTCCGCCGTCAAAAAAGTACAGCCAAATTTCGCTGATCGGTTCTCCCAAAATATCATGTAATGCCTTGCTGTATAACTCTAGCTGAAAACGATATTTTTCCTTAAGCGCTTCTATCCCACCCTGATGTTCTAAAACAGAGTCCGTCTTATAGTCTAGCAGAATGATCCGGTCCTCTTCACGGAACAGGCAGTCAATCACCCCTTGGATCAGCACAGCTTCACTAAAGCTTTCATTATGATTCTCTGGGTTTAGCTCTGATACGGCTTTATTCATATAATCGAGCCCTCGATAAGCCTCCTCTGCAGGAACCATATAACTGAAAGGCATTTCTCTAAGCTTCCAAGAAGAATCTATTAATCTACGACCAAGTTCATTCGTATAAAAGGCCTCTATCTGAGCCGGTTCCACCGCCTCCACCTGCTCAGCAGTTAGAATAGCCACTCTCTCTAGTCGTGCTAATGTTTCTTCCACAACCTTAGGGTCAACTGAACCCTCAAGCGGAATATGCTGCATAACTGTATGGTAGGCTGTCCCGCGCTCCGCTGGGGTTAGACTGCGTTTCTCCATAAATTTCGGACGGCGTAAATGAAGACTGTCTGCTCCTGCCACATTTGTACGTTTATTGTTTTCTGTTGAGGTAGCAGGGCGGCCGCCTTCCTCTAGGAGATCATAAGAAGGCTGGTCCTGCATCGACAACAAAGCTTTTAACTCTGTAACAGAGGTTTTGGCAGGAATGCCAGAGGCAGCCGTATACGGATAAGGCCATTCTAGTCTTCTGGCAATCTCTTCGCTATTCTCTGATCTATAAACATTTACAGATGCACCTTTTTGAAGCGCCTTGAGTACAGTTAGACGTTCTTCTGCTTTGTCTTCAGCGTTATCCGCTGGAAGGAATGCCCCTGAATTCAGGTCCGAAGCATTCTGTACAGTGATGCTCCAGTTCGAGATATCGCTGTGCAGCACTGTCGAGACAGTACCTTCTGAACCACCTAGCTTACGAAGAATAGCCGCTGCCGGATGCCGGATCAATGCCGGTCCAACCCAGTCCAAATAGCTACGTCCCCGGGCTAATAAATGATCAGCAAGCAACAATTCTTCCCGATTCTGCACACTGCTCCAGCTAGCGATTTTCCTTGGTAAATCTCTTACGGTACCGACTAGAATCATCTTATCTCTCGGGCGAGTTAAAGCTACATATAATACCCGCATTTCCTCAGCCAATAATTCAAGTCGTGTACGACGATTAATAGCCAAATAAGGAAGCGTTGGGTAGCTGACACGTGTTTCCCGCTCCACAAAACGTGGTCCGAAGCCGAGTTCTTTGTGCATCAGGAATGGAGAGTGCAGATCCTGCCGATTAAACTGCTTCGCCATACCCGCTATAAAAACAACAGGGAACTCCAAGCCTTTGGATTTATGGATGGTCATTATTCTGACCCCATTGCCCTCTTCACCACCACCACCTGCTACACCAAGATCTCCGCCATTCTCACGAAGCCGTGAAATGAACACCAGAAAACGGAACAACCCACGCGCCGCAGTATCATTCTCAAATTGAACCGCCCGATCATATAAAGCCTTAAGATTGTTCTGGCGCTGCGAGCCTCCAGGCAGTCCTCCAACCCACTCCAGATAGCCGCTCTCACCATAAATACGCCAGATCAGCTCACTGAGACTGCCTTGTCTAGCTGCATCTCTCCAGCTATCAAGCTGTCTCAGGAAATTCTCAAGCTTACGCTTCAACTCTGGGTTGATCTGCGGTACAGCTTCACTTTCTGCTCCTACATCATGAACGCCATTGTCAAAAGAGGCCTCATTAGAGAACGTATTTATATCAGCTGTGCTTGCGGATTCCATTTCATGGGCTGAGAAAAGATCGTACTCTTCCTCAGTTGCTTTTACATCTTGCATGTTCACTGCCACTTTTACAGCACGATAGAAAGAACCATGGCTGCACATCCGAACCGTAGCCAATTCCTCTTCAGTTAAACCAACAACAGGTGACCGAAGCACGCCAGCGAGTGGAATATCCTGCTGAGGATTATCAACTATTTTTAAGAGTGAAAGTGCAATTTCTACTTCTGTGGCTTCAAAATATCCTTTATTCAGATCTCCATAAGCAGGGATTCCCTCCATCCGCAGCTCTTCGATGATTAAAGGGGTCCATATTCTCGCCGAACGAAGCAAAATCACGATATCACCATAAATCACTGGGCGCATAATCTTAAGCCCTTTATCATAAATCAGCAGCGGGGATCCGCCATTCAGGCCAGTCATCTGTGAAATACGCCGAGCAATCGCCCGTGCTTCCAGTTGCGCAGTCTCACTCTCAATGGCTTCACTCTCCTGAAGTGGAGTCTCACTGTCCTCAGAAGTCTCTTCTACTTTACCTGCTGCCGCTCCGCGATCGATCAATAATAGCTCCGGTGCAAAAAAAGTATCTGGCCCCTTCTCTGCTGCACCCGGGAAATTCGCACCATACACAAGCTCAGCACGTTCGTCATAAGTTATCTCCGCCACTGTCTCGTTCATAATCTGCCGAAAAATCATATTTACGGCATTTACAACCTCCATACGACTACGGAAATTACGTGCTAGATCGATAACCGAACCGCCGGACGATTCATTAGGCTTATCAGATAACTCGCTTAACTCGGATTCGCCTACTGTATTGCTGCCACCTCCGGCATTATTAGAGCCAAAGCTGCGGTATTTATCCAGGAACAGCCCCGGCTCTGCCAGACGGAACCGATAAATACTTTGCTTCATATCTCCGACCATAAATCGGTTACCAGGTGTTTCGCGGGAGATAAGCCGCACAATCTCTTCTTGCACACTATTCGTATCTTGATATTCATCTAACAGAACCTCATCGAATTGGGCACGGTACTCCATCGCTGCATCAGAAGGCAGGGAATGGCCCGGTAGAGAATCTGGATGACGTAAAATTTGCAGACAATAATGCTCCAAATCACTGAAGTCGACGAGACCCCGTCCTGCTTTTTCGACTCGGTAACGTTCACCGAACGCTATCACCGTCTCAGCAAGCTCTGCCATAAGAGGAGCCGCCTCATTCAGTTCTCGCAAAAAAACATCCGCAGGACGGCCAAACAATGCCTTCTGAAGATCTAAAATACTCTTCTTCACACTATCGCGCAGTTCTTTAACCATTTCCTGCAGTCCAGGATCTGTCGAATCCTTCTTACAAGCTTTCAATTTCCCAAAGTATACTTCCATGAAAATATCATATAATTCTGCCCATGGCCGTTCATTCACAGCCTCCTGCAATGCATTTACCATCTCAAGATCGGCCGTCAGATTCTCGGCATAAGGCGCCGGACCACCTGGCTGTAGCGCGATCTCTCGGCCTTGGATAAGCTGACTGGCTGCACCCGCAAGGGTCAGCTTCGCTTCTTCAAGAATACTTAGCACCCAAGGAGTCCGACCTAAGCTATCTGTGTCTGGTAATGAGAAATCAGCTGCGGTATCACGAAGCCACTGCTCTGGCCAAGGATGGCTGCGGGCATAATCATGCAGTCGCTGTATGAGCGCATGTACCGCATCATCGCTGCGTTCACCACTGAACCAGTCAGCAAGCTGTACAAATACACTATCCGCGCCATCTTCACCTACTTCACCGTATTTTTCCTCCAGTAGCTCTTGAAGCAGCTCCTGCCGCATCATCTCTGCTTCATGTTCGTTCAGTATACGGAAACCGGGATCTATAGGAATAATCTGATAGTAACGCCGAATCACTTCCAGACAGAAGGAGTGTAGTGTTGTAATCGAGGCTTTCCCGAGCAACGACAGCTGACGGCGTAAATGGTCATTATCTCCATTCTCCTCAAGCTCCCGATCGAGTGCTTCCCTAATCCGCTGGCGCATCTCGGCAGCAGCAGCTTTGGTAAACGTAGCTACTAGCAATCTATCTACGCTAAAGCCATTCTCTTCCTTGCTGATTTTGCGAATAATCCGTTCTACAAGTACCGCTGTCTTACCGGAACCTGCCGCCGCGGCAACGAGGATATCATCACCGCTCTCAGCAATGGCGCGCCACTGGTCATCACTCCATATGCTTCCTTCCGGTTTCGCTTCTATTTCAGACTTCATACTCACGGTGTAGTTCCTCCTTTGCGGGACAGCAGATCCCAAATAACGTCCTTCCCTGGCTTACCCAGATTGTTGTAGCCATTACCTTCCACGGCTTCATCGAACTGGCAGACGGGTCTAAAGGAACAGAATGTGCAGGCTGTCTCCTGCCCAATCCGGTATGGCTCAATCGCCACATCACCTTCCGTAATGCGTGTCCCGATATCCGAGATCGTTCCCCGAACGGATGATAATAAGTGCCCCCATTGCTCTGGTGTAGCTACAGAAGCACTACTATAAAAACTGCCATCAGCTTTTACTGCTACAGGCACGATAGAAGAATACCCTTTGTCTAAAGTCGTATCCATCAAGGATACGACCTCGCGGTCTGCTGTAAGCAGTCCTTTCATCTTGAAGCGTTTCAGCAATTCTTGTTCTGCCTGTTCCTTGTTCATCCCGTTAGATGAGGTTAACAGTGGGTCATGTACGTGAAAATACAGTGTCCCTGCTGGAAGCGCCGGTTGCCCGAGCCATTGCTCCGAGTACGTAAGCAGCACATCCAGATAGGTCAGCATCTGTAGCGATAATCCATAGTACACTTCATGCAGTTTGAGATCTTTTTGAGACGATTTATAATCAATTACTCGCAGAAGAATTCCATTCTCTCCACGGGCCATGTCTACACGGTCAATCCGTCCAACAACCTCCATCACACAGCCATTCGGCAGCGTAATTCTTAAAGGAGGCAACTCCTTATCCGGTCCAAAATCCAGCTCCAGCCCTACCGGCTCAAAGCTACCTCGGCGGGCATGCTCGCCCAGAATCACAGAAGCACGTCCAACAATGTTTTTTAGCTTGCGGGAAATGTATCCGTAACGTTTAGAGCTCATCAGAATTTCACCCTGTAGCATCGGCGATAAACGTTCTACCGTTTCACTTGCCTCACGCCGACATTCCTCTGGAGACAAGCTTCCCCAGCCGCGGCCCTCTTCTTTCAGTCTTACCGCCATGTCACTTAACGCAGCATGGAACAGTTGTCCAATATCAGGTGCTTGCAGCTTATATAGCTGGCGTTCCTTCAATCTAAGTCCATAGGATGCAAAATGGGAGAAGGAGCAAGCAACAAACTTCTCCATCCGGGACACACTGCCACGCAGTGTCGATCCCCCATACAATCGCAGGCTAGTACCTCGCTTTAGCTTCGTTCCCTCATTACGATAAAACAATGAACTGAGCAGACGTTTCAGTTCGAGGCTTCGTTTCTCATCAGACGCAAACCAATTATAAACATCCCACCACAATACAGGTATCTCGGTCCCTTGACGCCACTGGCGTAGCTGCATAATCAATGCACGAAGACTCTGTTCTGGATGACCAATGTAACCCAGGTGAATGGAATCTCTGACTTCATCTGGTAGTCCCGCAGAGGGAAGTGTGGATAGGATGTGCTCATGAACCCTTGGGAACATTCTATGCAAATGACGGATTACCTCAGAGGGAAGAAGCGCCTTGCCCTCATCATCAGCAGTGGCGTAGCTAATCCAGAGCTTTCGACTTCCTGTCGTTAGCGCATTATAGATCAAAAACCGCTCGTCCAGCAGCTTACGAGAAGCACCAGGAGCAAGCTCCATACCGGCGTTCTCAAGCACAGAGCGTTCGCCTTCCGAGAGAATTCCATCTTCCTTAAACTGCGCAGGCACAACACCTTCATTAAATCCAAGCAAAAAAGCGTATTTAACTCCCGTTGGTCGAGTCCGATCCATGTTACCAACCAGTACTTGATCGAGCGCGGGAGGAACAAGTCCCATCTTAAGCTCAGCAAGTCCTGTCTCTAGGACTCCGGTGAACACATCAAATTCAAGTCTTTCGTTGCCCATCATTTCAACGATCTGATCAAGCAGATCAAGCACTGCACCCCACAGCTGACTATGTTCTCTAGCCTTCTCGGGTTGCCCCTTCTCCATAGAATCAACACTAAGTTTCTCCAGCTTTCGAGCAACATCCGTCTCATCCAGCAGCTTGTACACGGCGGTACAAAGTTCAAGACCGCTTCTACTCTTCTGTATCCGTTTCTCAAAAGCAAATAGAGGACCCGTTATACTGGCACGGCATCGTTCCATCGTAGCAAGCAGTTCTTCATCCATCTGTCTGCCGCCTTCCAGCGACAAGCTAGGAATTCCTTTCCAAGAACGGCCATCCGTCCAGCGATACCCTTGAATCCCACAAGCCAGCACATAATTCTCTAAATCATCCATATCCTCACGCGTAATACTCCCGTCCAGCGGCAGCAAAAGCTCTGTCTTTACGCAGCGGAAAACATCCTCGAAGCGCCAGCGTCGACGCACTACATCCAATGCGGAACGTACAAACTCTACCAATGGATGATGCAGCTCATTTACCTTCTGGTCCAGAAAAAATGGCACTCCATAATCTTGGAACAACGGTTTAATCAGCTGTTCGTAATCTCCAATATTACGCATTAATACGGCCATTTCACCATATTTTGCACCTTCATCTCGTGCCAG
This Paenibacillus sp. FSL R5-0345 DNA region includes the following protein-coding sequences:
- the addB gene encoding helicase-exonuclease AddAB subunit AddB is translated as MSVTFLLGRSGSGKTTKIWESISSSLEKEPLGAPIIILVPEQGSFGAERGLLTVGNVKGSIRAQTLSFSRLAYRVKQETGGSASLPISEEGKKMLIYKIIRRRKEELKLFGASADRPGFVERLNQLHTEMKRCCLASTDLEEQLSAMRGAIARSPILEGKLDDLQVVFSDLEKEMSRLYIDEEDRLAELAEHIPDSSYIRGAEIWVDGFHGFTPQEFVVLRELMQQASKLTVSLTLDRSYPYGDQLNELELFHPTAVTYIKLRGIAEELGMDVWDELLEPAVLPRFEESPALAHLERGYDRRKVWFGADELANEAISIGAAVSHRAEVEGALREMIRLARDEGAKYGEMAVLMRNIGDYEQLIKPLFQDYGVPFFLDQKVNELHHPLVEFVRSALDVVRRRWRFEDVFRCVKTELLLPLDGSITREDMDDLENYVLACGIQGYRWTDGRSWKGIPSLSLEGGRQMDEELLATMERCRASITGPLFAFEKRIQKSRSGLELCTAVYKLLDETDVARKLEKLSVDSMEKGQPEKAREHSQLWGAVLDLLDQIVEMMGNERLEFDVFTGVLETGLAELKMGLVPPALDQVLVGNMDRTRPTGVKYAFLLGFNEGVVPAQFKEDGILSEGERSVLENAGMELAPGASRKLLDERFLIYNALTTGSRKLWISYATADDEGKALLPSEVIRHLHRMFPRVHEHILSTLPSAGLPDEVRDSIHLGYIGHPEQSLRALIMQLRQWRQGTEIPVLWWDVYNWFASDEKRSLELKRLLSSLFYRNEGTKLKRGTSLRLYGGSTLRGSVSRMEKFVACSFSHFASYGLRLKERQLYKLQAPDIGQLFHAALSDMAVRLKEEGRGWGSLSPEECRREASETVERLSPMLQGEILMSSKRYGYISRKLKNIVGRASVILGEHARRGSFEPVGLELDFGPDKELPPLRITLPNGCVMEVVGRIDRVDMARGENGILLRVIDYKSSQKDLKLHEVYYGLSLQMLTYLDVLLTYSEQWLGQPALPAGTLYFHVHDPLLTSSNGMNKEQAEQELLKRFKMKGLLTADREVVSLMDTTLDKGYSSIVPVAVKADGSFYSSASVATPEQWGHLLSSVRGTISDIGTRITEGDVAIEPYRIGQETACTFCSFRPVCQFDEAVEGNGYNNLGKPGKDVIWDLLSRKGGTTP
- the addA gene encoding helicase-exonuclease AddAB subunit AddA, translating into MKSEIEAKPEGSIWSDDQWRAIAESGDDILVAAAAGSGKTAVLVERIIRKISKEENGFSVDRLLVATFTKAAAAEMRQRIREALDRELEENGDNDHLRRQLSLLGKASITTLHSFCLEVIRRYYQIIPIDPGFRILNEHEAEMMRQELLQELLEEKYGEVGEDGADSVFVQLADWFSGERSDDAVHALIQRLHDYARSHPWPEQWLRDTAADFSLPDTDSLGRTPWVLSILEEAKLTLAGAASQLIQGREIALQPGGPAPYAENLTADLEMVNALQEAVNERPWAELYDIFMEVYFGKLKACKKDSTDPGLQEMVKELRDSVKKSILDLQKALFGRPADVFLRELNEAAPLMAELAETVIAFGERYRVEKAGRGLVDFSDLEHYCLQILRHPDSLPGHSLPSDAAMEYRAQFDEVLLDEYQDTNSVQEEIVRLISRETPGNRFMVGDMKQSIYRFRLAEPGLFLDKYRSFGSNNAGGGSNTVGESELSELSDKPNESSGGSVIDLARNFRSRMEVVNAVNMIFRQIMNETVAEITYDERAELVYGANFPGAAEKGPDTFFAPELLLIDRGAAAGKVEETSEDSETPLQESEAIESETAQLEARAIARRISQMTGLNGGSPLLIYDKGLKIMRPVIYGDIVILLRSARIWTPLIIEELRMEGIPAYGDLNKGYFEATEVEIALSLLKIVDNPQQDIPLAGVLRSPVVGLTEEELATVRMCSHGSFYRAVKVAVNMQDVKATEEEYDLFSAHEMESASTADINTFSNEASFDNGVHDVGAESEAVPQINPELKRKLENFLRQLDSWRDAARQGSLSELIWRIYGESGYLEWVGGLPGGSQRQNNLKALYDRAVQFENDTAARGLFRFLVFISRLRENGGDLGVAGGGGEEGNGVRIMTIHKSKGLEFPVVFIAGMAKQFNRQDLHSPFLMHKELGFGPRFVERETRVSYPTLPYLAINRRTRLELLAEEMRVLYVALTRPRDKMILVGTVRDLPRKIASWSSVQNREELLLADHLLARGRSYLDWVGPALIRHPAAAILRKLGGSEGTVSTVLHSDISNWSITVQNASDLNSGAFLPADNAEDKAEERLTVLKALQKGASVNVYRSENSEEIARRLEWPYPYTAASGIPAKTSVTELKALLSMQDQPSYDLLEEGGRPATSTENNKRTNVAGADSLHLRRPKFMEKRSLTPAERGTAYHTVMQHIPLEGSVDPKVVEETLARLERVAILTAEQVEAVEPAQIEAFYTNELGRRLIDSSWKLREMPFSYMVPAEEAYRGLDYMNKAVSELNPENHNESFSEAVLIQGVIDCLFREEDRIILLDYKTDSVLEHQGGIEALKEKYRFQLELYSKALHDILGEPISEIWLYFFDGGHAVKL